The region GGGCGCCCGACACCTTCGATGGCGCGGGGTACGTTGCGCTGCTCCGGCGGATTCGGGAATGCGGACCGGACACCGTTTATGCGCCCGAGTTCCATCGGGAGATCGAGGAATCCTATGCCGGTGCCATTGCCGTCGAGCCCGATGTTCCGCTGGTGATCACCGAAGGCAATTATCTGCTGTTGGACAGCCCGCCTTGGGCGGCGGTCCGGGAATTGCTCGACGAGGCATGGTTCCTCGCGCCCGATGACGACATCCGGGTGCAGCGGCTCATTGCCAGACACATCGGTTACGGCCGGACCCCCGGCGAGGCGGCGGAATGGGTTCATCGCAGCGACGAACGGAATGCGGCGATCGTCTCGGCCAGTCGAGGCCGTGCCGATCTTGTCGTTCGCGGCGACCCGCGGTGATTTCCCCGGTCGGGCTCGAATAATTTTCCGAATCGTGCCGCACCGATTTGCCCAAGGTGGGGAGATCTTCGGCGTTGGGCGGGTGCGACAGGCCCGCGCACGGGTCAGCGTTCGGCGAGTTCGGCGCGCACGTCGTCGGGGATCCGCCCGGTGTGGTCGATGGGCGTCCACGGCTCGCTGCGGATCCACTGCGACCCGCAGCCTCGGCAGGCCAGCAGCGGAAACCCGTTGAGCTGCTTGGGTGTCCGGTGCCACGAGCACAGCGACCGGCAGGCGTGCACCGCGAGCGTCACGAGTTGTCGCTCGAGGTCTCCGAGCCGCTGGTCTCCGTCGGCGTCGACGAGGACGTCGCGGTCGGCTTGGGTGTGGTCGGGGAAACCGGGTGCGACGGCGACGTCTGCGACGGTCGAGTGGACGCAGGAGGCGCCGGGGGCCGCCAAGGTCCCGGTCCGGGGCCCGGTGGCGTCGGAGTCTGCGTCGGGATTCCCGTCGGCGTTTCGCTGCTCGGCACGACGTGTGACGTCGTCTCGCTGGTGGTCGAGGACCGCGGCGACGTTTCGCTGCTGCTCATCGGGGGCGGCGGCAGCAGCGGCGGCGGTGACCCGTAGGACGTCTGTGGCGGCCGGGACGTGGCGGTCGGCTTCAACGTGAAGTCCGGTGTCGCCTCGTCCCGCTGCTGGGCGCCGGCGACCATCGCAGCCGCGGTCGCGAAAACCGTTGCGACGGCGATGCCCGACGCCGTCAGCAGTACCAGGCTTTTCGACCGGGCATCCGAATCTTCCACCAGCATCGGGTCCATGCGTGCCCCACTCGTCGGCTCGTCGGGCGGCCTGCGCCGGATGCCCCGAAACGTCCGGCCGCTGACCGAAATGGCGCGGGTGCACCCGCGTCGCCGGTAACCGTAGCGATCGGCGCAAGGCGCCGGACCGCAGGGCCGCGCCCCGGGCGCTCGTGGGGCATCATGCCGAGCGTGACGGATTCGCAATGGGCACGATTGACCGCATGGGTGCACGGACGGGTTCAGGGCGTGGGTTTCCGCTGGTGGACACTTTCCCGGGCGCTGGAGCTCGGCCTGGTCGGCAGCGCCACGAACCTGCCGGGCAGGCGGGTCGAGGTGGTCGCCGAAGGCCCCCGGGAAGCTTGTGAAAAGCTCCTGGCCGCCCTGCGTTCCGGCGAAACCCCAGGCCACGTGGAGCATGTCGCCGAGCAGTGGTCCCATCCCAAGGGCGGCCTCAGCGGCTTCGTCGAACGCTGAGCGCGCGGCGGCACGTTGATCGCGGAGCGTGCGGGGCATGGCGTGTCGTTGTCTTCCGGGATGCAGAACGCGAGTGTTGACAACCTCGGCTCCACGACCGAAACGCACGGATCTTGACTGCGAAGATCGTGATTTCCTGGGTTTGTGCTCAGGACCAGGTCACGATGGTCAGGCCGGCCGTTTCCGCGTTGTGGCCCCCTGGGTGTCGTTGATCTTGGCGGCTATGGGATCTCCGGCCAAATCGCCGTTACCAGCGGTTCTGCGCAAGCGCGGCTGGGCTCAGCGGTAGGCTCTGCCGGATGTGACAGCCGGTCCACCGGACGAACCACGGGAAGGTCGATCGCAGCCGTGCACCTGAAGAGCCTGACGCTGAAGGGGTTCAAGTCCTTCGCCTCGGCCACCACGCTGCGCTTCGAACCCGGCATCACCTGCGTCGTCGGCCCGAACGGCTCGGGCAAGTCCAACGTGCTCGACGCGCTGACCTGGGTGATGGGCGAGCAGGGTGCGAAGGCGCTGCGCGGCGGCAAGATGGAAGACGTGATCTTCGCGGGTACCGCGGGCCGCGCCCCGCTGGGCCGCGCCGAGGTCACGCTGACCATCGACAACTCCGACGGCGCCTTGCCGATCGAGTACACCGAGGTCTCCATCACCCGCCGGATGTTTCGCGACGGGGCCAGCGAGTACGAGATCAACGGCAACTCGTGCCGGCTGATGGACGTGCAGGAACTGCTGTCGGACTCCGGCATCGGCCGCGAGATGCACGTCATCGTCGGGCAGGGGCAGCTGGCCACCATCCTGCAGGCCAAACCGGACGAGCACCGCAGGCTCATCGAAGAGGCCGCCGGCGTGCTCAAACACCGCAAGCGCAAAGAAAAGGCGCTGCGCAAGCTCGACGCGATGCAGGCCAACCTGACCAGGCTGACGGACCTGACCAGCGAGCTGCGCCGCCAGCTCAAACCACTCGGCAAGCAGGCCGAAATCGCGCGCAAGGCGCAGACAGTGCAGGCCGACCTGCGGGACGCCCGGCTGCGCCTCATCGCCGACGACCTGGTCACCGCCCGCGCCGACCTGGCTCGCGACGAAGCCGATCAGGAAGCCGCACGGTCCAAGCGCACCGAGGTCGAGCGTGCATTGCAGTTCTCGCAGTCCGAGGAGAAGACCCTCGAAGAGCAGGTAGCCTCCGACGCGCCGCGGCTGGCCCGGGCGCAGGAGACCTGGTACCGGCTGTCCGCGCTGGAAGAACGCCTGCACGGCACGCTGCGGCTGGCCGCCGAGCGCCACCGGCACCTGACCGCGCAGACCGAGGAACACCGCCCCGGCCGCGACCCAGACCAGCTCGACGCCGAGGCCGAAGAGGCCGCGGAGCAGGAGATCGAGCTCCGCGAGCAGGTCGAAGAGGCCCGCGAGGCGCTTCACGAGGTGGTGCAGCGCCGTTCGGAACTGGAATCCGCGTTGAAGCAGGCCGAGCAGGCGCACCTGGCCGCGGTGCGGGCGATCGCCGACCGCCGCGAAGGCGCAGCCCGGCTGTCCGGCCAGGTCGAGTCGCTGCGCAGCAAGGTCAGCGACACCGCCGAGGAGATCGAGCGGCTGTCGGACGCGTTGGAGGAGGCTTCCGCGCGCGCGGAAGAAGCGGAGCGCGCGCAGGCCGATGCGGAGGAGGAAAGCGGCGGCTACGACTCCGACGACGCAGGGCTGCAAGAGCGCCGCGAAGGCGCTGCCGAAGCGCGCGACGTGGCACGCGCTCGCGTCGAGGAGCTCGTCAAGGCCGAGCGGGCTGCGGAACGGGAGATCGCGTCCTGGAAGGCGCGGGTCGAGGCGCTGTCGATGGGCTTGCAGCGCAAGGACGGCGCCGGTGCGCTCATGTCGGCCGGGGACCGAGTGCCGGGTCTGCTCGGTTCGGTCGCAGCACTGCTCAGCGTCGAACCCGGTGCCGAGTCCGCCCTCGCTGCTGCGCTGGGCGCGGTCGCCGACGCGGTCGCGGTTCGCGGTGTCACCGACGCGGTGACAGCGCTGGAGATGCTCAAGGCCGACGAAGCGGGCCGCGCCGGGCTGATCATCGGTTCCACCGGGGAGCCCGACCGGTCCGGCTGGCCGCAGCTGACCGGCTCGGCGCGTTGGGCGGTCGACCTGGTCAGCGCCCCGGACGGGATGCGTCGCGCGGTGACCGAGGCGCTCGACCGGGTCGCGGTCGTCGAGACCCTGGCCGACGCGCGGGAACTGGTGCAACGCCAGCCCGAAATCCGGGCCGTCACCGCCGCGGGCGATGTCCTGGGCACGCATTGGGCCATCGGCGGCTCCGACGACCGGCAGAGCACCATCGAGGTGCAGGCCGCCGTCGACGAAGCCGAACGCGAACTCGCCGCCGCCGAGCGACGGTTGGAACAGCACGCCGCGGCGCTGGAAGGCGCGCGAGCAGAGGAAGAGGCGCGGCGCGCCGAAGTCCGGGCCGTGCAGGAGCAGATCAACGACGCCAAGGTGCAGCGCGCCCGCAGCACCGAGCGGCTGTCCAGCCTGCAGCGCGCCGCCCGCACCGCCATCGCCGAGGTCGACCGGGTCCGGCAGCAGCGGGTGAAGGTCGAGCAGTCCCGCGAACAAGCCCTGGTCAAACTGGCCGAACTCGAAGAGCGGCTGACGGCGGTCAAGTCCGAACAGGATGAAGCGGCAGAGCCGGACACCGGCGAACGCGACCGGCTCAGCACCGAACTGAGCACCGTGCGGCAGCAGGAAATGGACGCGCGGCTCGGGCAGCGCACCGCTGAAGAACGGGCCCGCGCCGTCCAGGGGCGCGCCGACCAGTTGCGGCGCGCAGCCCGCCACGAGCGCGAAGCGCGCGCCCGCGCCGAGGCGGCGCGCAAGGGCCGGGAACGCGCAGCGCGCGTCACGCAGGCCGTGGTCTCCGGGTGCGAGACAGCGCTGGAGCGCATCGCCCGTTCGCTGAGCGCCGCGACGGAGGAGCGGGACGTCGCGCAGGCGAAGCAGAGCGAGCACGATCAGGCACTCGGCGTCGTGCGAGCGCGAGTACGCGAGCTCGGCGGCGAGCTGGAGAAGCTGACCGATGCGGTGCACCGCGACGAAGTCGTGCGCGCGGAGCAGCGGTTGCGGATCGAGCAGCTGGAAACCAAGATCATCGAGGACTTCGGGATTGGGCTGGAGGACCTGGTCGACGAATACGGGCCCACCGTGCCGATTCCGCCGAGTCCCGCCGAGGTGGCCGAGTACGAGGCCGCCAAGGAACGCGGCGAGCAGGTCACCGCCCCGCCGCCGGTGCCGTTCGACCGAGCCACCCAGGAGCGCCGCGCCAAGCGCGCCGAGAAGGACCTTTCCCTGCTGGGCAAGGTGAATCCGCTGGCGCTGGAGGAGTTCGCCGCGCTGGAGGAGCGCTACAAGTTCCTGTCCACGCAGCTGGAAGACCTCAAGGACAGCCGCCGCGACCTGCTCAGCGTCGTCAAGGAGGTCGACGAGAAGATCCTGGAGGTGTTCACCTCCGCCTTCCACGACGTGGCCAAGGAATTCGAGACGGTCTTCAAGGTCCTGTTCCCCGGCGGCGAGGGGCGGCTGACGCTCACCGATCCGGACGACCCGCTGACCACCGGCGTCGAGGTCGAGGCGCGGCCGCCGGGCAAGAAGGTCAAGCGGTTGTCGTTGCTCTCCGGTGGCGAGAAGTCGCTGACCGCGGTGGCCATGCTGGTGTCCATCTTCCGCGCCCGGCCGTCGCCGTTCTACGTGATGGACGAGGTCGAGGCGGCGCTGGACGACACCAACCTGCGGCGCCTGATCACGCTGCTGGACCAGCTGCGCACGACGTCGCAGTTGATCATCATCACGCACCAGAAGCCGACCATGGAGATCGCCGATGCCCTCTACGGCGTGACGATGCGCGGCGACGGCATCACGCAGGTCATTTCCCAGCGGTTGCGCGGTGAATCCGGCAAGCGCGGCAAGGGCGACTCACCCGAGGAGCCGGCGGAGGGCGATGTCGCGGCCGTGTTGGACGGCCCGAGCGCGGTTCCGGCTGGAGCGACGCCGGAAACCGACGGCCCTCCCGCAGATGCGGACGCACCGGCGGCCGGGTCGGACGGTGCGGATTCGTGAGCGATTGTGGCCGCTGGCGCGACCATTGCCATTAACGAGTCAGGCGGCGGTGCCCAGCGCGTAGCCGACTGCGAAGGCGACGAGAGCTGCGACCATCGCCAAGCCGAACACCACCGCCCAGCCCGGCCGGGAGCACTGCCGGCGGGCGCACAAGGTACGCGATGGCCCCGCTTCCGACGGCGAAATCCACTGCGGCGCGGCACGATTCCATGTTTCCGGCCGACTCAGTTCGGCCCGGCATGAGGTGCATTCCGCCAAATGAGTGCGAACCATCAGCCATTCCACGTCGCTCAGCATTCCCGCCGAATAGGCGTTGAGCTTCGCCTGGAACCCCGCGTGATCAATGTGTTGCACCCGCAGCTCCCACTCTCAGCTTCGGCGATCGCCTGCGTTATCCATCGACGCGACGCGACATTCGCTGAAGGGCCGAGCGCAGGCATCAGAGTCCCGCACAGTCCCCCACGGCAAGCGGGTTACGCCGCCTATAAAACAGACCCCGGTGTTGGCGGCCATGTCGGTTTCGGCTCCCGGATCAGGGTGCGGGACGATGGTCGGCGGTCCGGCATCGATCCTCGGGGCGGGTGTCGACGAAAGACGCCGGGCGCGGATGTTCCCGCAGCACTCCAAAGCACGGGATCTCACCAGGTACAGGAGGCCTTCCATGACCAATCCGTACGGCCCGCCGCCGGGGCAGCAGGCGTACCCCCAGCAGGGCCAGCCGATGACGCCGCCACCGGGTTACGGCCCGCCATCCGGCCCGCTGCCGCAGCAACCGATGCCGCAGCAGCCCCAGATGCAGCCGGGAATGTCGTACCAGCCGATGCCGCAGCAGGGCGGCTATCCGCAGCAGCCCGGCCCGGTCGCGCCGATGGGGCAGCCGATGGCGCCACCCGCCCCCGGCATGGGACGCCTGATGATCGATTGCTCGTACTTCTGGCTGGCTTGGATGCTGATGTTCTTCAAGCCGCAGCTCACCATCAACGGGCAGCCGGGCCCGATCTTGACCTGGGGCAAGATGCCGATCGACCTGCCCCCCGGCCAGCACCAGATCCAGATCCACGTCAACTACCTGTGGCAGGTCGGCAGCGCGAGCGCCGTGATCCCGGTCAACGCCGGTCAGCAGATCGACGTCTACTACGCGGCGCCGGTGATCGTCTTCATGAACGGTGCCATCGGCCCGGCTCCGCAGAAGGCACCCGGAATGGGCCTGGCCATCGGGGTCCTGGCCGGTACCCTCGCGCTGTGCTTCCTGATCATCCTGCTGTCGGTCATCGCACTCTGATCTCGCCCACTGGGGGCCATGTCGGCCGTGGGTCTTCCGGGCGGCGGTAGCTCCCCGGAAGACTCACGGCACCGGACCGATCATGCGTTGTCGACCCGCGCCGTGGATACCTCGATCGCGGGGCGGGCATGGCGC is a window of Saccharopolyspora phatthalungensis DNA encoding:
- a CDS encoding nucleoside/nucleotide kinase family protein, translated to MVGYEELVKRARALAGAGQRRILGIAGAPGAGKGTVAEHLLRELGGSAVLVPMDGFHLANAQLRRLGRAARKGAPDTFDGAGYVALLRRIRECGPDTVYAPEFHREIEESYAGAIAVEPDVPLVITEGNYLLLDSPPWAAVRELLDEAWFLAPDDDIRVQRLIARHIGYGRTPGEAAEWVHRSDERNAAIVSASRGRADLVVRGDPR
- a CDS encoding acylphosphatase, yielding MPSVTDSQWARLTAWVHGRVQGVGFRWWTLSRALELGLVGSATNLPGRRVEVVAEGPREACEKLLAALRSGETPGHVEHVAEQWSHPKGGLSGFVER
- the smc gene encoding chromosome segregation protein SMC; this encodes MHLKSLTLKGFKSFASATTLRFEPGITCVVGPNGSGKSNVLDALTWVMGEQGAKALRGGKMEDVIFAGTAGRAPLGRAEVTLTIDNSDGALPIEYTEVSITRRMFRDGASEYEINGNSCRLMDVQELLSDSGIGREMHVIVGQGQLATILQAKPDEHRRLIEEAAGVLKHRKRKEKALRKLDAMQANLTRLTDLTSELRRQLKPLGKQAEIARKAQTVQADLRDARLRLIADDLVTARADLARDEADQEAARSKRTEVERALQFSQSEEKTLEEQVASDAPRLARAQETWYRLSALEERLHGTLRLAAERHRHLTAQTEEHRPGRDPDQLDAEAEEAAEQEIELREQVEEAREALHEVVQRRSELESALKQAEQAHLAAVRAIADRREGAARLSGQVESLRSKVSDTAEEIERLSDALEEASARAEEAERAQADAEEESGGYDSDDAGLQERREGAAEARDVARARVEELVKAERAAEREIASWKARVEALSMGLQRKDGAGALMSAGDRVPGLLGSVAALLSVEPGAESALAAALGAVADAVAVRGVTDAVTALEMLKADEAGRAGLIIGSTGEPDRSGWPQLTGSARWAVDLVSAPDGMRRAVTEALDRVAVVETLADARELVQRQPEIRAVTAAGDVLGTHWAIGGSDDRQSTIEVQAAVDEAERELAAAERRLEQHAAALEGARAEEEARRAEVRAVQEQINDAKVQRARSTERLSSLQRAARTAIAEVDRVRQQRVKVEQSREQALVKLAELEERLTAVKSEQDEAAEPDTGERDRLSTELSTVRQQEMDARLGQRTAEERARAVQGRADQLRRAARHEREARARAEAARKGRERAARVTQAVVSGCETALERIARSLSAATEERDVAQAKQSEHDQALGVVRARVRELGGELEKLTDAVHRDEVVRAEQRLRIEQLETKIIEDFGIGLEDLVDEYGPTVPIPPSPAEVAEYEAAKERGEQVTAPPPVPFDRATQERRAKRAEKDLSLLGKVNPLALEEFAALEERYKFLSTQLEDLKDSRRDLLSVVKEVDEKILEVFTSAFHDVAKEFETVFKVLFPGGEGRLTLTDPDDPLTTGVEVEARPPGKKVKRLSLLSGGEKSLTAVAMLVSIFRARPSPFYVMDEVEAALDDTNLRRLITLLDQLRTTSQLIIITHQKPTMEIADALYGVTMRGDGITQVISQRLRGESGKRGKGDSPEEPAEGDVAAVLDGPSAVPAGATPETDGPPADADAPAAGSDGADS
- a CDS encoding zf-HC2 domain-containing protein gives rise to the protein MQHIDHAGFQAKLNAYSAGMLSDVEWLMVRTHLAECTSCRAELSRPETWNRAAPQWISPSEAGPSRTLCARRQCSRPGWAVVFGLAMVAALVAFAVGYALGTAA